In Halococcus saccharolyticus DSM 5350, the following are encoded in one genomic region:
- a CDS encoding GNAT family N-acetyltransferase encodes MKLRRLPADEPAVRRYVEELWLPFHHDLEANVDRHALAEDIDLVAEETAFRLDQLDEAGYRAWIAVDGSSTDDSGADTDLATTDGDFVGFVTTEIDEASSVFDRPDRLVVGDIYVREPYRGTGLSHRLIERAVERAREAGCAELALDVDVDNERAIGFYEKLGFETHRHRMTVSVDDV; translated from the coding sequence ATGAAACTCCGCCGGCTTCCAGCCGACGAACCCGCCGTCCGTCGCTACGTCGAGGAGCTATGGCTCCCCTTCCACCACGATCTCGAAGCGAATGTCGACCGCCACGCGCTCGCCGAGGACATCGATCTCGTCGCCGAGGAGACGGCGTTCCGACTCGACCAGCTCGACGAAGCGGGCTATCGAGCGTGGATCGCCGTCGACGGCTCGTCGACCGATGATTCGGGAGCCGACACCGACCTCGCCACCACCGACGGCGACTTCGTCGGTTTCGTCACGACCGAGATCGACGAGGCATCTTCAGTTTTCGATCGGCCGGACCGGCTGGTCGTCGGAGATATCTACGTTCGCGAGCCGTACCGTGGTACGGGTCTCAGCCACCGGCTGATCGAGCGCGCTGTGGAGCGAGCACGCGAGGCAGGTTGTGCGGAGCTCGCGCTCGACGTCGATGTCGACAACGAGCGCGCCATCGGTTTCTACGAGAAGCTCGGCTTCGAGACGCACCGTCATCGAATGACGGTTTCCGTTGATGATGTCTGA
- the fen gene encoding flap endonuclease-1, which produces MGNADLRQLAAIEPIAFSELAGATVAIDAHNWLYRYLTTTVKWTSDAVYTTTAGEEVANLVGIVQGLPKFFEHDVTPVFVFDGGVTDLKTNEVERRREQREQAEERAVEAREAGDAIEAARLEARTQRLTDTIHETTRELLGLLDVPVVEAPAEGEAQAAHMARSGTVDYAGSEDYDTLLFGAPRTLRGLTSKGDPECMEFEATLTEHDLTWEQLVDVGILCGTDFNEGVSGVGPKTAVKLVREHGDLWAALEAEDAYIENGDLIRELFLNPDVTDAKFDTDIDPDLDAAREYVTDEWEIPESEIERGFERIEESVVQSGLDRWT; this is translated from the coding sequence ATGGGTAACGCAGACCTCCGCCAACTCGCCGCGATCGAGCCGATCGCGTTCTCGGAGCTGGCGGGCGCAACGGTGGCGATCGACGCCCACAACTGGCTCTACCGATATCTCACCACGACAGTCAAGTGGACGAGCGACGCGGTTTACACCACGACGGCCGGCGAAGAGGTCGCGAACCTCGTCGGAATCGTCCAGGGCCTTCCCAAGTTCTTCGAACACGACGTCACGCCGGTGTTCGTCTTCGATGGCGGCGTCACCGACCTCAAAACCAACGAGGTCGAACGTCGGCGCGAACAGCGCGAACAGGCCGAAGAGCGCGCCGTCGAAGCGCGCGAGGCGGGCGACGCGATCGAGGCCGCCAGACTGGAGGCACGCACCCAGCGCCTCACCGACACGATCCACGAGACCACGCGCGAACTCCTCGGGCTGCTCGACGTGCCGGTGGTCGAAGCCCCTGCGGAGGGTGAGGCCCAGGCCGCCCACATGGCCCGCTCTGGAACTGTCGACTACGCCGGCAGCGAGGACTACGACACCCTGCTGTTCGGCGCGCCCCGCACGCTCCGCGGCCTCACGAGCAAAGGCGACCCCGAGTGTATGGAGTTCGAGGCCACACTCACCGAGCACGATCTCACGTGGGAGCAGCTCGTCGACGTGGGTATCCTCTGTGGCACGGACTTCAACGAGGGCGTATCAGGCGTCGGGCCGAAGACCGCAGTAAAACTCGTCCGCGAGCACGGCGACCTCTGGGCCGCGCTGGAGGCCGAGGATGCGTACATCGAGAACGGCGATCTGATCCGAGAGCTGTTTTTGAACCCCGATGTGACCGACGCCAAGTTCGATACCGACATTGACCCCGACCTCGACGCGGCGCGCGAGTACGTGACCGACGAGTGGGAGATCCCCGAGAGCGAGATCGAGCGCGGCTTCGAGCGGATCGAGGAGAGCGTCGTCCAGTCGGGACTCGATCGCTGGACCTGA
- a CDS encoding SDR family NAD(P)-dependent oxidoreductase, translated as MNGLDGRTVVITGAGSGIGRASALRFADEGANVVVADIAEETGRETADRIEDAGGNAIFVEVDVSDPTSVERMVDVAVETYGSLDFAHNNAGILTGFTEVTDIEEADWDRLLDINLKGIWTCLKAELPVMEEQGHGAIVNTASEAGLVGMGGLSSYSASKHGVVGLTKSVALEYAGRGVRINAIAPGPTNTNIQSGMIGGDFSSMSLTQRVVAVVRLIRTAVRTIRADFDTSAMRDVPMDRIADPEEMAGAVAFLCSSDASYITGHTLPIDGGQAAD; from the coding sequence ATGAATGGATTAGACGGGAGGACGGTTGTCATAACGGGAGCTGGATCCGGGATCGGGCGTGCGTCCGCGCTCCGTTTCGCTGACGAGGGGGCAAACGTCGTCGTTGCCGATATTGCGGAAGAGACCGGCCGTGAAACGGCCGATCGTATCGAGGATGCCGGTGGCAACGCGATCTTCGTCGAAGTCGACGTTTCCGATCCCACGTCGGTCGAACGAATGGTCGATGTCGCTGTCGAGACTTACGGGAGCCTCGATTTCGCTCACAACAACGCGGGGATCCTCACCGGCTTCACGGAGGTGACCGACATCGAAGAGGCCGACTGGGACCGACTCCTCGACATCAATCTGAAAGGAATCTGGACGTGCCTGAAGGCCGAACTCCCCGTGATGGAGGAGCAGGGACACGGAGCGATCGTCAACACCGCCTCTGAGGCCGGTCTGGTCGGGATGGGCGGCCTCTCTAGCTATTCGGCCAGCAAGCACGGCGTCGTCGGCCTGACGAAATCGGTCGCACTCGAATACGCCGGGCGGGGCGTCCGCATCAACGCGATCGCGCCTGGCCCAACGAACACGAACATCCAGTCCGGCATGATCGGCGGTGATTTCTCCTCGATGTCGCTTACCCAGCGAGTCGTGGCAGTCGTTCGGCTGATTCGGACGGCGGTTCGGACCATCCGTGCGGATTTCGATACATCGGCGATGCGGGACGTCCCGATGGACCGCATCGCAGATCCGGAAGAGATGGCTGGTGCGGTGGCGTTCCTGTGTTCGTCCGATGCCTCCTACATCACTGGACACACGTTGCCGATCGATGGTGGCCAGGCAGCCGACTAA
- a CDS encoding GNAT family N-acetyltransferase — MEFVVCGWPEDGPTLRLDYRRFSYAGKFVMSQTGKAVARETDAAASADESEFDEWVVAAVAFNEDRTDPDTLWFRYITVRDDRRGDGIGARLAAFAAERAANRGYERLRIAVNNPFAYEALHKAGFGYTGRETGLAELVLERPAGRPAERSRTAYQAGLDVYRERDLSDGEENFLATRSEADPPAVIDPPT, encoded by the coding sequence GTGGAGTTCGTCGTGTGCGGCTGGCCCGAGGACGGCCCGACCCTCCGGCTCGACTACCGGCGGTTCAGTTACGCCGGCAAGTTCGTGATGTCACAGACCGGGAAGGCCGTCGCCCGCGAGACGGACGCGGCCGCGAGTGCGGACGAAAGCGAGTTCGACGAGTGGGTCGTTGCGGCGGTCGCGTTCAACGAGGACCGCACCGACCCGGACACGCTCTGGTTCCGATATATCACGGTTCGGGACGACCGTCGCGGCGACGGGATCGGTGCGCGGCTCGCGGCGTTCGCCGCCGAACGGGCCGCGAATCGAGGTTACGAGCGCCTCCGGATCGCGGTCAACAACCCCTTCGCCTACGAAGCCCTCCACAAGGCTGGGTTCGGCTACACCGGTCGGGAGACCGGGCTCGCGGAGCTCGTGCTCGAACGTCCCGCAGGCCGGCCAGCCGAGCGCTCACGCACGGCCTACCAAGCAGGACTCGATGTCTACCGCGAGCGCGATCTCTCCGACGGCGAGGAGAACTTTCTGGCCACGAGAAGCGAGGCGGACCCGCCGGCGGTGATCGATCCGCCTACGTGA
- a CDS encoding SAM-dependent methyltransferase, whose translation MHTPGDVAYFERFARHYERFMPSTDERALRAGLALAERDIERVVDVGGGTGRAVRTIDVPERIVVDAAHGMLGEARRLGLDGVRADGASLPFADESMDSVLIVDALHHVADRAGALAEATRVLRPGGVLVCREFDRATLRGRALVAAEHLVGFDSEFFTPEELAAGVENAGLDAAVPSRGFGYTVAGVKR comes from the coding sequence ATGCACACGCCCGGCGACGTTGCGTACTTCGAGCGTTTCGCGCGCCACTACGAGCGGTTCATGCCCTCGACCGACGAGCGCGCGCTCCGGGCGGGACTCGCACTCGCCGAGCGCGACATCGAGCGCGTCGTCGACGTCGGCGGTGGCACCGGCCGAGCGGTGCGCACGATCGACGTTCCCGAGCGGATCGTGGTCGACGCCGCCCACGGGATGCTCGGCGAGGCGCGACGGCTGGGACTCGACGGCGTCCGTGCGGACGGCGCGTCGCTCCCGTTCGCCGACGAATCGATGGATTCGGTACTCATCGTCGACGCGCTCCACCACGTCGCCGACAGGGCAGGGGCGCTCGCCGAGGCGACCCGCGTCCTTCGACCGGGTGGCGTGCTGGTCTGTCGGGAGTTCGACCGTGCGACGCTACGCGGGCGCGCGCTGGTCGCGGCCGAACATCTCGTGGGGTTCGACTCGGAGTTTTTCACCCCCGAAGAACTCGCCGCAGGGGTCGAGAACGCGGGTCTCGACGCCGCAGTCCCCTCTCGCGGGTTCGGCTACACGGTCGCGGGCGTCAAACGCTGA
- a CDS encoding DUF3054 domain-containing protein — protein MSSAVASLRARTDRSPRTFALAVGDLLLISLFVVLGELQHGYDLVADAPRVVGTALPFFVGWALASILAGVYAPSTSRSVGSAIRRTALAWIAAALIGQALRATPVFPGGFAIAFVLVSLGVGLVLLVPWRAAVAYVSSRS, from the coding sequence ATGAGCAGTGCCGTCGCGTCGCTCCGCGCGCGCACCGACCGCTCACCGCGAACGTTCGCGCTCGCCGTCGGTGACCTCCTCCTGATCTCGCTGTTCGTCGTCCTCGGCGAACTCCAGCACGGCTACGATCTCGTGGCCGATGCGCCGCGGGTCGTCGGCACCGCGCTCCCGTTTTTCGTCGGCTGGGCGCTCGCATCGATCCTCGCCGGTGTGTACGCACCATCGACCTCCCGATCGGTCGGCTCCGCGATCCGACGGACCGCGCTCGCGTGGATCGCGGCGGCGCTGATCGGTCAGGCGCTCCGCGCGACACCGGTTTTCCCCGGCGGGTTCGCGATCGCGTTCGTCCTCGTCTCGCTCGGCGTCGGGCTCGTCCTGCTGGTACCGTGGCGCGCAGCAGTCGCGTACGTCAGCAGTCGGAGCTAA
- a CDS encoding 2Fe-2S iron-sulfur cluster-binding protein, translated as MTSGSSAHDVALEWSDGREERVSVVEGEPILAAAEHAGVALPFGCRTGACATCTGKLLDGRIEHARPPRALKERHHESGYVLLCIAEPRSDCRIAVGSSVQAELVSNPWR; from the coding sequence GTGACGTCTGGCAGTAGCGCGCACGACGTCGCTCTCGAATGGTCCGACGGTCGCGAAGAACGGGTGTCGGTCGTCGAGGGCGAGCCGATTTTGGCGGCGGCCGAACACGCGGGCGTCGCGCTCCCCTTCGGCTGTCGGACCGGTGCGTGTGCGACCTGCACCGGGAAGCTCCTCGACGGCCGGATCGAACACGCCCGTCCGCCGCGGGCGCTGAAGGAGCGCCACCACGAGTCGGGTTACGTCCTGCTGTGTATCGCAGAACCGCGGTCTGATTGTCGGATCGCGGTCGGGAGTTCCGTCCAGGCCGAGCTGGTGTCGAACCCGTGGCGGTGA
- a CDS encoding selenium-binding family protein — translation MSDAQQPDDTTGQVDHESHDTEGPGYATPQAAIEESEPEEIAYVMGLYVGTDVDAPDFLGVVDVDPDSDTYTEIIDRVEMPNRGDELHHFGWNACSSSCHMDGLSRRHLVIPGQRSSRIHVVDTKDRRNPELESVIEPEEVFEHDLSAPHTVHCIPDGQILISMLGDADGDLPGGFLALDENFEVDGRWEPPGEIEMNYDYWYQPRHNVMVSSEWAAPKTYYPGFDMDDVEAGNYGRKLHVWDWENKTVEQTIDLGEEGLIPLEVRFLHSPEATHGYVGAALSSNVFHFHEASEARSASERSSGDKPRDGDEWRTEPVIDVEAREHDGWDMPVPGLVTDLLVSMDDRYLFFSNWLHGDVRMYDISDPANPRLADRIWAGGHFGDPAPVQDRELAGGPQMLQLSLDGERLYWTTSLFSSWDNQFYPEEAEQGSVMLKADVDPRNGSMSLDEEFLVDFGDLPDGPARAHEIRWPDGDCTSDVWQ, via the coding sequence ATGAGTGACGCACAACAGCCGGACGATACGACGGGTCAGGTGGACCACGAATCGCACGACACCGAGGGACCGGGCTACGCGACGCCACAGGCCGCGATCGAGGAGTCCGAGCCAGAGGAGATCGCCTACGTCATGGGACTATACGTCGGCACCGATGTCGACGCGCCCGACTTCCTCGGGGTGGTCGACGTCGATCCCGATTCGGACACCTACACCGAGATTATCGATCGGGTCGAGATGCCGAACCGGGGCGACGAGCTCCACCACTTCGGTTGGAACGCCTGCTCGTCGTCGTGTCACATGGACGGTCTCTCCCGCCGTCACCTCGTGATCCCCGGCCAGCGCTCCTCGCGCATCCACGTCGTCGACACGAAGGATCGGCGCAACCCCGAACTCGAATCGGTGATCGAGCCCGAGGAGGTGTTCGAGCACGACCTCTCCGCACCGCACACCGTTCACTGTATCCCCGACGGGCAGATCCTGATTTCGATGCTGGGGGATGCCGACGGCGATCTCCCCGGGGGATTCCTCGCGCTCGATGAGAACTTCGAGGTCGACGGTCGGTGGGAGCCGCCAGGCGAGATCGAGATGAACTACGACTACTGGTATCAACCCAGACACAACGTGATGGTCTCCTCGGAGTGGGCCGCCCCGAAGACCTACTATCCGGGGTTCGATATGGACGATGTCGAGGCGGGCAACTACGGCCGGAAACTCCACGTCTGGGACTGGGAGAACAAAACTGTCGAGCAGACGATCGATCTCGGGGAGGAGGGGCTGATCCCGCTCGAAGTCCGCTTCCTCCACAGCCCCGAGGCGACCCACGGCTACGTCGGTGCGGCGCTGTCCTCGAACGTGTTCCACTTCCACGAGGCCAGCGAGGCGCGAAGCGCCTCGGAACGGTCGAGCGGCGATAAGCCGCGAGACGGCGACGAGTGGCGCACGGAGCCGGTCATCGACGTCGAGGCCCGCGAGCACGACGGCTGGGACATGCCCGTACCTGGTCTCGTCACCGACCTCCTCGTGTCGATGGACGACCGCTACCTGTTCTTCTCGAACTGGCTCCACGGCGACGTCCGGATGTACGACATCTCGGACCCGGCGAACCCCCGGCTCGCAGATCGGATCTGGGCGGGCGGCCACTTCGGCGACCCAGCCCCAGTACAGGATCGCGAGCTCGCGGGCGGACCACAGATGCTCCAGCTCAGCCTCGACGGCGAGCGTCTCTACTGGACCACCTCGCTGTTTTCGAGCTGGGACAACCAGTTCTACCCCGAGGAAGCCGAGCAGGGATCGGTGATGCTCAAAGCCGATGTCGATCCGCGAAACGGCTCCATGAGCCTCGACGAGGAGTTCCTCGTGGACTTCGGCGACCTCCCGGACGGCCCGGCGCGCGCCCACGAGATCCGGTGGCCAGACGGCGACTGCACGAGTGACGTCTGGCAGTAG
- a CDS encoding energy-coupling factor ABC transporter ATP-binding protein, producing MIDGDDSGGSDDVTDPLVDLRCESHTYPDGTVGMCDVEFSVHADEVVALVGGNGAGKSTLLEHLNATLTPDEGELHVTGRRVTDEDPAHARREVGFVFQDADTQLVAPTVVDDVMFGLRNYGVPAEQARERAKAALETVDALHLQDRIPHYLSGGEKRLVGLAGVLVLEPSVIVLDEPLAGLDPQRSRLVADRIERIHEAGVSVVLSTHDLDFAAEIADRVCVMCDGNVVGRGPPREVFYDEELLARSNLHPPTAVRVAREAHLPTGSHPVTRSELVGLIDARAADTPRSSR from the coding sequence ATGATCGACGGAGATGACTCTGGAGGGAGCGACGACGTGACCGATCCGCTCGTCGACCTCCGATGTGAATCGCATACCTATCCCGACGGCACCGTCGGAATGTGCGACGTCGAGTTCAGCGTTCACGCCGACGAGGTCGTCGCGCTGGTCGGTGGGAACGGTGCGGGGAAGTCCACGCTGCTCGAACACCTCAACGCGACACTCACACCCGACGAGGGCGAACTCCATGTGACCGGCCGACGGGTTACCGACGAGGACCCGGCTCACGCTCGCCGGGAGGTCGGGTTCGTCTTCCAAGACGCCGACACGCAACTGGTCGCGCCCACGGTCGTGGACGACGTGATGTTCGGACTCCGGAACTATGGTGTGCCGGCCGAACAAGCCCGCGAACGCGCCAAAGCCGCGCTCGAAACCGTCGACGCACTTCACTTGCAGGATCGCATTCCACACTATCTGAGCGGGGGAGAAAAGCGCCTCGTCGGCCTCGCGGGCGTGCTGGTGCTCGAACCGAGTGTGATCGTGCTTGACGAGCCACTGGCCGGGCTCGATCCCCAGCGATCCCGCCTGGTCGCCGATCGAATCGAGCGCATCCACGAGGCGGGGGTCAGTGTCGTGCTCTCGACGCACGACCTCGATTTCGCGGCGGAGATCGCCGACCGAGTCTGCGTGATGTGTGACGGGAACGTCGTCGGACGTGGGCCGCCGCGTGAGGTGTTCTACGACGAGGAACTCCTCGCGCGTTCGAACCTCCACCCGCCGACGGCCGTCCGCGTCGCTCGGGAGGCACACCTTCCCACCGGTTCACACCCAGTGACCAGAAGCGAACTCGTCGGGCTCATCGACGCCCGCGCGGCCGATACGCCGCGCTCGTCCAGGTGA
- a CDS encoding energy-coupling factor transporter transmembrane component T family protein, whose protein sequence is MTTLSNHVPDPRLITAYAERRDGPLHRVNPWTKLGVVGTLVLAVTVVDALAVLAGLYAATLAVYGIAGLPYRRLILWYSLPMLFIVSVAGPLAFLEPGTPVLGALATPVGEVSITWQGAALFVELTCRSLTVVTFALTASMTTKYNDIAYLLGRVFPAPIDQVALLTYRFTFVMLETLEDLVKSSLARGANLSEFWLNRQLYARILGMTMLTAIERSERLVTSMEARGYDGDITVYGDVHRPPAHETAVVVLMFGMVVGYALVITYEVTPI, encoded by the coding sequence ATGACGACCCTCTCGAATCACGTTCCGGACCCGCGGCTCATCACCGCCTACGCCGAGCGCCGCGACGGGCCGCTCCACCGCGTGAACCCCTGGACGAAGCTCGGCGTCGTCGGCACCCTCGTCCTCGCGGTTACCGTCGTCGACGCGCTCGCGGTTCTCGCGGGATTGTACGCCGCGACACTCGCCGTCTACGGTATCGCCGGACTTCCGTATCGTCGGTTGATCCTCTGGTACTCGCTGCCAATGTTGTTCATCGTCTCGGTGGCCGGGCCGCTCGCCTTCCTCGAACCCGGTACACCGGTCCTCGGCGCGCTCGCGACGCCGGTGGGGGAGGTATCGATCACGTGGCAAGGTGCGGCGCTGTTCGTCGAGCTGACCTGCCGGTCGCTCACGGTGGTCACGTTCGCGCTCACGGCCTCGATGACCACGAAGTACAACGATATCGCGTACCTGCTCGGGCGAGTCTTCCCCGCACCGATCGACCAGGTCGCGCTGTTGACCTACCGGTTCACGTTCGTCATGCTCGAAACCCTCGAAGACCTCGTGAAAAGCTCGCTCGCGCGCGGAGCGAATTTGAGCGAATTCTGGCTTAACAGGCAACTCTACGCACGGATTCTCGGCATGACGATGCTGACTGCGATCGAGCGGTCCGAGCGACTCGTCACATCGATGGAGGCGCGCGGGTACGACGGCGACATCACCGTCTACGGCGATGTCCACCGGCCGCCAGCACACGAGACGGCGGTGGTCGTCCTCATGTTCGGCATGGTCGTTGGGTACGCGCTCGTGATTACCTACGAGGTGACGCCGATATGA
- a CDS encoding energy-coupling factor ABC transporter permease yields MAHIHLGEGSFPLWALVLWTVLGIALLGAVTYRVRKGGIKTNQIALAGIGAAASFAVFQLNIPVWGGVHMNLTGLVGILAGPLLGTLIAFVVNVFSAALGHGAVGLLGANVLINASEAIVAYYAFRTLMRMDWDVFPASASAATIGLSTGAILMGAIIVISGVNGSALPRSDLTIAVAGMVGINLGVAVVEGLLTGFIVQFLASVRPDLVPGATREEREAPAGVGA; encoded by the coding sequence ATGGCACACATCCATCTCGGCGAAGGCTCGTTCCCGCTATGGGCGCTCGTCCTCTGGACCGTCCTCGGGATCGCCTTGCTCGGGGCCGTCACGTATCGCGTCCGCAAGGGTGGCATCAAGACCAATCAGATCGCACTCGCCGGCATCGGCGCGGCGGCGAGTTTCGCGGTCTTTCAACTCAATATCCCGGTGTGGGGTGGCGTCCACATGAATCTCACTGGACTCGTCGGGATCCTCGCCGGACCGTTATTGGGAACACTCATCGCATTCGTGGTCAATGTCTTCTCGGCGGCGCTCGGTCACGGGGCAGTCGGTCTGCTCGGCGCGAACGTTCTTATCAATGCCAGCGAGGCGATCGTCGCCTACTACGCCTTCCGTACCCTGATGCGCATGGACTGGGACGTCTTCCCCGCGAGCGCGAGCGCGGCCACCATCGGGCTCTCGACGGGTGCGATCCTCATGGGCGCGATCATCGTGATCAGCGGCGTCAACGGCAGCGCACTGCCCCGCTCCGATCTCACCATCGCCGTCGCCGGCATGGTCGGGATCAACCTCGGCGTCGCCGTCGTCGAAGGTCTCCTGACTGGGTTCATCGTCCAGTTCCTCGCGTCGGTTCGCCCAGATCTCGTTCCGGGCGCGACCCGCGAGGAACGCGAAGCCCCCGCGGGGGTGGGTGCGTGA
- a CDS encoding class I SAM-dependent methyltransferase, with protein MDEYAATNRRNWDERAARHPDTDFYDIEGFLAGESSLYPLERKEFVPFVERESPSLLHLQCHFGLDTLSLARAGASDVVGVDFSSVAIDQARDLAMEAGLADTTAFVEADVLDLELDQRFDAVYTSYGVLAWLSDLDAWASTVARHLRPGGTFYLAENHPVADVFEHVGGDTAELAYPYFADEPVMFDAQGSYADLDAEFEHTEQYQFTHSLGEIVTALTERGLRIEFLHEFPWATWRMYEGMIEDDDGRWWLSDDVPIELPLTFSLKATKPGTSAT; from the coding sequence ATGGACGAGTACGCCGCAACAAATCGTCGGAACTGGGACGAGCGCGCGGCCCGCCATCCCGACACCGACTTCTACGATATCGAGGGATTTCTGGCGGGGGAGTCGAGCCTCTATCCTCTCGAACGTAAAGAGTTCGTCCCGTTCGTCGAACGCGAGTCCCCCAGCCTGCTCCATCTCCAGTGTCATTTCGGATTGGACACGCTCTCGCTGGCCCGTGCGGGCGCGAGCGACGTGGTTGGCGTGGATTTCTCGTCGGTGGCGATCGACCAGGCCCGCGACCTCGCGATGGAGGCGGGGCTCGCCGACACGACGGCGTTCGTCGAGGCCGACGTGCTCGATCTAGAGCTCGATCAGAGGTTCGACGCCGTTTACACCTCTTACGGTGTGCTCGCCTGGCTTTCGGATCTCGACGCATGGGCGTCCACCGTGGCCCGTCACCTCCGCCCAGGCGGGACGTTCTATCTCGCCGAGAACCATCCCGTTGCTGACGTTTTCGAACATGTCGGCGGCGACACCGCCGAACTCGCCTATCCGTACTTCGCCGACGAGCCGGTGATGTTCGACGCTCAGGGAAGCTACGCCGATCTCGACGCCGAGTTCGAACACACCGAGCAGTACCAGTTCACACACTCGCTTGGTGAGATCGTGACCGCGCTCACGGAGCGCGGCCTCCGGATCGAGTTCCTCCACGAGTTCCCGTGGGCGACGTGGCGGATGTACGAGGGAATGATCGAGGACGACGATGGTCGGTGGTGGCTCTCAGACGACGTGCCCATCGAACTGCCGCTGACGTTCTCACTGAAGGCGACGAAGCCGGGAACGAGCGCGACGTAG